One Fusobacterium sp. SYSU M8D902 DNA window includes the following coding sequences:
- a CDS encoding ABC transporter ATP-binding protein, whose product MEKDLMLEVENLHVYYDNIHALKGISLKVKKGEVVSLIGANGAGKTTTLQTISALIQSREGKIKFEGKEITKVECHKICQMGIAQVPEGRRVFAKLPVKDNLKLGAFTVNDTPENLERDRAKFYEVFPRMAERKNQLAGTLSGGEQQMLAMGRALMSRPKLLILDEPSMGLSPLFVKEIFSVIKKLKEAGVTILLVEQNAKMALSVADYAYVIETGKITIEGKSEDLLNDVNVKKAYLGA is encoded by the coding sequence ATGGAGAAAGATTTAATGCTTGAAGTTGAAAATTTACATGTTTATTATGATAATATTCACGCTTTAAAAGGAATCTCGTTAAAAGTTAAAAAGGGAGAGGTTGTTTCTCTTATAGGAGCAAATGGAGCTGGGAAAACAACTACTCTACAAACTATATCTGCTCTTATTCAATCAAGAGAGGGAAAAATCAAGTTTGAAGGGAAGGAGATAACTAAGGTAGAGTGTCATAAAATTTGTCAAATGGGAATTGCACAAGTGCCTGAAGGGAGAAGAGTCTTTGCAAAACTTCCTGTTAAAGATAATTTAAAATTGGGAGCCTTTACAGTTAATGACACCCCAGAGAATCTTGAGAGAGATAGAGCTAAATTTTATGAGGTATTTCCAAGAATGGCAGAGAGAAAAAATCAACTAGCTGGAACACTATCTGGTGGAGAACAACAGATGTTAGCTATGGGAAGAGCTCTTATGAGCAGACCCAAACTACTAATTTTAGATGAACCCTCTATGGGACTTTCCCCTCTATTTGTTAAAGAGATCTTCTCTGTAATAAAAAAATTAAAAGAAGCTGGAGTAACTATATTATTGGTAGAGCAAAATGCTAAAATGGCTTTATCTGTAGCTGACTATGCCTATGTTATTGAAACAGGAAAAATTACAATAGAGGGAAAATCAGAAGATCTATTGAATGATGTCAATGTAAAGAAAGCTTATCTAGGAGCTTAG
- a CDS encoding ABC transporter ATP-binding protein: MKNRILHAKDININFGALRAVSDFNLELREKELVGLIGPNGAGKTTVFNILTGVYSATSGTYTFNGEIVKKTPTHKLVRKGLARTFQNIRLFKNMSVLENVLVANNFNMKYGVFTGIFRLMRFWREEKIAKKKALKLLKIFDLDKYADHPAGSLPYGQQRKLEIARAMATNPKVLLLDEPAAGMNPTETDELMNTIKLIRDKFGIAILLIEHDMKLVLGICERLIVLDHGTIIASGDPQTVVNDPAVVTAYLGKDSDEFEEEV, from the coding sequence ATGAAAAATAGAATTCTACATGCTAAAGATATTAACATAAATTTTGGAGCTTTAAGAGCTGTAAGTGATTTTAATTTAGAGTTGAGAGAGAAGGAGCTAGTTGGACTTATTGGTCCAAATGGAGCTGGAAAGACAACAGTTTTTAATATTTTGACAGGAGTGTATTCAGCTACTTCTGGAACATATACTTTTAATGGAGAGATAGTTAAGAAAACACCTACTCATAAATTAGTGAGAAAAGGGTTAGCTAGAACATTCCAAAATATCAGACTTTTTAAAAATATGAGTGTGCTAGAAAATGTTTTAGTTGCTAATAATTTCAATATGAAATACGGAGTATTTACAGGAATCTTTCGTCTAATGAGATTTTGGAGAGAAGAGAAAATAGCTAAGAAAAAAGCTCTTAAACTTTTAAAGATTTTTGATTTAGATAAGTATGCAGACCATCCTGCAGGAAGCCTTCCATATGGACAACAGAGAAAATTAGAGATAGCTCGTGCTATGGCTACAAATCCAAAGGTCTTACTTTTAGATGAACCAGCTGCTGGGATGAATCCAACAGAAACAGATGAGCTTATGAATACAATTAAATTGATAAGAGATAAGTTTGGAATTGCTATTCTTTTAATTGAACACGATATGAAGTTGGTATTGGGAATCTGTGAAAGATTGATAGTTCTAGATCATGGAACAATCATAGCAAGTGGAGATCCACAGACAGTTGTAAATGATCCAGCAGTTGTAACTGCATACTTAGGAAAAGATAGTGATGAATTTGAGGAGGAAGTATAA
- a CDS encoding branched-chain amino acid ABC transporter permease codes for MDRTKKWSYILTLVLVVIGYFFLTTLISNGVISRYQSTVMIFICINIILAVSLNITVGCLGQITIGHAGFMSIGAYAAALFAKTGLLDGLPGYLVALILGGIVAGIVGIIIGIPALRLNGDYLAIITLAFGEIIRVLIEYFNFTGGAQGLRGIPRFNKFGIIYIVMVICVMMMFSLMTSRHGRAILAIRDDEIASGASGINTTYYKTFAFTVSAVFAGVAGGIYAHNLGILGARQFDFNYSINILVMVVLGGMGSFTGSILSAIVLTILPEALREFSDYRMIVYSLLLILTMIFRPTGLLGRKEFRISKFVERFITRRGTTNEK; via the coding sequence ATGGATAGAACAAAAAAATGGAGTTATATCTTAACTTTAGTATTGGTAGTAATTGGATATTTTTTTCTAACTACATTAATAAGTAATGGAGTTATCTCGAGATATCAAAGTACAGTTATGATTTTCATTTGTATAAATATAATTTTAGCAGTTAGTTTGAATATAACAGTTGGTTGTCTTGGACAGATTACAATTGGACATGCTGGATTTATGTCAATAGGTGCTTATGCAGCAGCTCTTTTTGCTAAGACAGGATTGTTAGACGGATTACCTGGGTATTTGGTAGCTCTAATACTTGGTGGTATTGTAGCAGGTATAGTTGGAATTATAATTGGAATCCCAGCTTTGAGACTTAATGGTGACTATCTTGCAATTATAACACTTGCTTTTGGAGAGATTATCAGAGTTTTAATAGAGTATTTTAATTTTACTGGTGGAGCACAGGGACTTAGAGGAATCCCTCGTTTTAATAAATTTGGTATCATCTACATTGTTATGGTTATCTGTGTAATGATGATGTTCTCATTGATGACAAGTCGTCACGGAAGAGCTATACTTGCTATTAGAGATGATGAGATTGCCAGTGGAGCTTCAGGAATTAACACAACTTATTATAAGACGTTTGCTTTTACAGTTTCAGCTGTTTTCGCTGGAGTTGCTGGTGGAATATATGCTCATAACCTTGGAATCTTAGGAGCTAGACAGTTTGATTTTAACTACTCTATAAATATATTGGTTATGGTGGTATTGGGAGGAATGGGAAGCTTTACAGGATCTATTCTTTCAGCTATTGTCTTAACTATATTGCCAGAAGCTTTAAGAGAGTTTTCAGATTATCGTATGATTGTTTACTCTCTACTATTGATATTGACAATGATTTTCCGTCCAACTGGATTATTGGGACGTAAGGAGTTTAGAATTTCAAAGTTTGTTGAGAGATTTATTACTAGAAGGGGGACAACAAATGAAAAATAG
- a CDS encoding branched-chain amino acid ABC transporter permease: MEFMMQIINGLQIGSIYALVSLGYTMVYGIAQLINFAHGDIIMVGAYVSLFSIPVFTRMGLPVWLTVVPAIVICVVLGMLTERIAYRPLRNSPRISNLITAIGVSLLLENLFMKIFTPNTRAFPKVFTQEPIRFGELYLNYGTVVTIVVTLILSIGLQYFMKKTKYGKAMLATSEDYGAAKLVGINVNSTIQLTFAIGSGLAAIASVLYVSAYPQVQPLMGSMLGIKAFIAAVLGGIGILPGAVVGGFILGVVESLTRAYLSSQLADAFVFMILIVVLLVKPTGLFGKNLKEKV, from the coding sequence ATGGAATTTATGATGCAAATTATCAACGGTTTACAAATAGGAAGTATTTATGCACTAGTATCACTTGGTTATACTATGGTTTATGGAATAGCACAACTTATCAACTTTGCCCATGGTGATATCATTATGGTAGGAGCATATGTTTCTCTATTTAGTATTCCAGTTTTTACAAGAATGGGATTACCCGTGTGGCTTACAGTAGTACCTGCTATTGTTATATGTGTTGTATTGGGAATGTTAACAGAGAGAATTGCTTATAGACCACTTAGAAATTCACCAAGAATCTCTAACTTAATCACAGCCATAGGAGTAAGCCTATTATTAGAAAATCTTTTTATGAAGATCTTCACTCCAAATACTAGAGCTTTCCCTAAAGTTTTTACACAGGAACCTATTAGATTTGGAGAACTTTATCTAAACTATGGTACAGTTGTCACAATTGTAGTAACTCTAATTCTATCTATTGGATTACAGTATTTTATGAAAAAAACAAAATATGGAAAGGCAATGTTAGCTACTAGTGAGGATTATGGAGCAGCTAAACTTGTAGGAATAAATGTAAATAGTACTATCCAACTTACTTTTGCTATTGGTAGTGGACTAGCTGCTATTGCTTCAGTACTATATGTATCAGCTTATCCACAAGTTCAGCCACTTATGGGATCAATGCTTGGAATAAAAGCTTTTATTGCTGCTGTTCTTGGTGGTATTGGAATTCTTCCTGGAGCTGTTGTAGGAGGATTCATTTTGGGAGTAGTAGAAAGTCTAACAAGAGCTTATCTATCATCTCAATTAGCTGATGCCTTTGTATTTATGATCTTAATTGTTGTTTTATTAGTTAAGCCTACAGGATTGTTTGGAAAGAATTTAAAAGAGAAAGTTTAG
- a CDS encoding ABC transporter substrate-binding protein — protein sequence MKKLTTMLLGLSLLITACGGEKETTTAPKESETLKIGSTSPLTGPLAIYGVTATNGAKLAMEEINKNGGILGKQVEFTVLDSKGDSTEAITAYNRLVDEGIVAFIGDAPSKPTLAIAEVAAQDNMPMITPTGTQFNITEAGPNVFRICFTDPYQGVILANLAKNNLGAKAVAILVNNSSDHSDGVTKAFVEEANRLGLNIVAKEGYAEGDKDFRAQLTKVAATNPDVLLIPDYYEQAALISTQAREVGLTATLIGPDGWDGVAKALDPSAYGAIENSYFTNHYSLDDPSEKVQKFLKAYREKYNEDPSSFSALSYDAAYLMKDAIEKAGSTDKDAIVKAIKESDFDGVTGHLKFDDKNNPVKAVTVLKIVNGKYTFDSVIQPN from the coding sequence ATGAAAAAATTAACAACAATGCTTCTAGGACTATCACTACTGATCACAGCTTGTGGAGGAGAAAAGGAGACAACTACAGCTCCAAAAGAGAGTGAAACATTAAAAATTGGTTCTACATCACCATTGACAGGACCATTAGCTATCTATGGAGTAACAGCAACAAACGGTGCAAAGTTAGCTATGGAAGAGATCAATAAAAATGGAGGAATTTTAGGTAAGCAAGTAGAATTTACAGTTTTAGATTCAAAGGGAGATTCAACAGAAGCGATTACAGCTTATAATAGATTAGTTGATGAAGGAATTGTAGCTTTTATTGGAGATGCTCCATCAAAACCTACACTTGCAATTGCAGAAGTTGCTGCTCAAGATAATATGCCAATGATCACACCAACAGGAACACAATTCAATATTACAGAAGCTGGTCCTAATGTATTTCGTATCTGCTTTACTGACCCATATCAAGGAGTTATCTTAGCAAACTTAGCTAAAAATAATTTAGGTGCTAAAGCAGTAGCTATCTTAGTAAATAACTCTAGTGACCACTCAGATGGAGTAACAAAAGCTTTTGTTGAAGAGGCTAATAGATTGGGATTAAACATTGTTGCTAAAGAGGGATATGCAGAGGGAGATAAAGATTTTAGAGCACAACTTACTAAAGTTGCAGCAACAAATCCAGATGTACTACTTATTCCAGATTACTATGAACAGGCAGCACTTATCTCAACACAGGCTAGAGAGGTTGGACTTACAGCAACTCTAATTGGACCAGATGGTTGGGATGGTGTAGCAAAGGCATTGGATCCATCAGCATATGGAGCTATTGAGAACAGTTACTTCACTAACCATTACTCATTAGATGATCCTAGTGAAAAAGTACAAAAATTCTTAAAAGCATATAGAGAGAAGTACAATGAAGATCCATCATCTTTCTCTGCCTTATCATATGATGCTGCTTATCTAATGAAAGATGCAATTGAAAAAGCTGGATCAACTGATAAAGATGCTATTGTAAAAGCAATTAAAGAGAGTGACTTTGATGGAGTTACAGGACACCTTAAATTTGATGATAAAAATAACCCAGTTAAAGCAGTTACAGTTTTAAAAATTGTTAATGGTAAATACACTTTTGATTCTGTAATTCAACCAAACTAA
- a CDS encoding ABC transporter substrate-binding protein, with protein sequence MKKFVLFMLGLSIFITGCGSDKDKTEEKLTKEVIVSQGSKPKSLDPNMYNEIPALTITEQIFNTLLRVDENGNIVPELAESYEYITPTELVIKLKQGIKFHNGDTLTAKDVVFSINRMLSKPASKIMIDAISKVEAVDDNTVKITLSKTSSPLLFGLAHPLTAILNERDTVAKNDTIATAPVGTGPYKFIEWGSGEKIELVAFDEYFEGRPKIDSLVYRAITENSSRLAALETGEIDIAYNMDAIDGDIVEKNKDLHLISQPTTSTEYITFNTTVAPFDNKDFRKAVNYALNKQSMSDSIYMGKAKPANSIINPNVFGYTDTVEGYPYNVEKAKEYLEKSGVTDRSFTLFVNDNPTRVQLAQIIQANLKDIGIDMKIEILEWGAYLQRSAQGEHQALLGGWVSGTSDADIVLYPLLHSASHGGAGNRSFYTNKEFDSIVDKARLVSSPEERKELFVKAQEILQEDSPLGILLYKNENIGVNNKVKGFKFDPTTMHNLKDLDIENK encoded by the coding sequence ATGAAAAAGTTTGTATTATTTATGTTAGGGCTCTCTATTTTTATTACTGGTTGTGGAAGTGATAAAGATAAAACAGAGGAAAAATTGACTAAAGAAGTTATTGTCTCACAGGGATCAAAGCCTAAAAGTCTAGATCCTAATATGTATAATGAGATTCCTGCATTAACTATTACAGAACAAATTTTTAACACATTACTTAGGGTTGATGAGAATGGAAATATTGTTCCAGAGTTAGCAGAGTCTTATGAGTATATCACACCTACTGAACTTGTTATTAAATTAAAACAGGGGATAAAATTTCATAACGGGGATACTTTAACAGCTAAAGATGTTGTTTTCAGTATCAATAGAATGTTGAGTAAACCTGCTAGTAAAATAATGATTGATGCTATTTCAAAGGTAGAAGCAGTAGATGATAATACTGTTAAGATAACTCTATCAAAAACATCATCACCACTACTATTTGGATTGGCACACCCATTAACTGCTATCTTAAATGAGAGAGATACAGTTGCCAAAAATGACACTATTGCTACTGCACCAGTAGGAACAGGGCCATATAAGTTTATAGAATGGGGTAGTGGAGAAAAGATAGAATTAGTAGCTTTTGATGAGTATTTTGAAGGAAGACCTAAAATAGATTCCTTAGTGTATAGAGCTATTACAGAAAATAGTAGTAGATTAGCTGCTCTAGAAACTGGTGAAATAGATATTGCTTACAATATGGATGCCATTGATGGTGATATTGTTGAAAAGAACAAGGATCTTCATTTAATTTCTCAGCCAACTACATCAACAGAGTATATTACTTTTAATACAACTGTTGCTCCTTTTGATAATAAGGACTTTAGAAAAGCTGTAAACTATGCTCTTAATAAACAAAGTATGTCAGATTCAATATATATGGGAAAAGCTAAACCAGCTAACTCTATAATCAATCCAAATGTATTTGGATATACTGATACTGTTGAAGGTTATCCTTACAATGTAGAAAAAGCTAAGGAGTATCTAGAAAAATCTGGTGTTACTGATAGAAGTTTTACACTATTTGTAAATGATAATCCTACTAGAGTTCAATTAGCTCAAATCATTCAAGCTAACTTAAAAGATATTGGTATAGATATGAAAATTGAGATTTTAGAGTGGGGAGCTTATCTTCAAAGATCTGCTCAAGGTGAACACCAAGCTCTATTAGGTGGTTGGGTTTCTGGTACATCAGATGCTGACATTGTTCTATATCCTCTACTACATAGTGCTTCACATGGTGGTGCTGGAAATAGATCTTTCTATACTAACAAAGAGTTTGACAGTATAGTTGATAAAGCTAGACTTGTCTCTTCTCCTGAAGAGAGAAAGGAATTGTTTGTAAAAGCTCAAGAGATTTTACAAGAGGATTCTCCATTAGGTATTTTACTATATAAAAATGAAAATATAGGTGTTAATAACAAGGTAAAAGGATTTAAGTTTGATCCTACAACAATGCATAATTTAAAAGATTTAGACATAGAAAACAAATAA
- a CDS encoding M42 family metallopeptidase: MNLDVEYVLDMTMELLNIPSPVGYTDDAMERIGTELDDLGVSYSLTRKGAILGFIPGEDNNYKKMISAHVDTLGAMVKRIKPNGRLELVNLGGVNWGGVEGENILVHTLDGDVIEGTIVPVKSSVHIYGDEARELPRNSTTMEVRLDEEIYNKEDTEQLGVRVGDFVSFDPRTVITESGYIKSRFIDDKICIAQVLGYIKYLKDNNLKPKNGLYIYISNYEEIGHGVSIVPDDMDEFIALDIGLVGEDALGDEKKVSIAAKDFKTPYDLSVRLGLTEAAELNNIGYTVDVYNRYGSDASAAILQGFDFKCGCIGPSVESSHHYERTHIDGVLETIKLLVAYL, translated from the coding sequence ATCAATTTAGATGTTGAGTACGTACTAGATATGACAATGGAGCTACTAAATATTCCAAGTCCAGTAGGTTATACTGATGATGCTATGGAAAGAATAGGAACTGAATTAGATGATCTAGGAGTTTCTTATAGCCTAACTAGAAAGGGAGCTATATTAGGATTTATTCCTGGTGAGGATAATAACTATAAGAAGATGATCTCAGCTCATGTGGATACACTTGGAGCTATGGTTAAAAGAATAAAGCCAAATGGTAGATTAGAGCTTGTAAACCTAGGAGGAGTAAACTGGGGAGGAGTAGAGGGAGAGAATATCCTTGTACACACTTTAGATGGTGACGTGATTGAGGGAACTATAGTGCCTGTTAAAAGCTCTGTTCATATCTATGGAGATGAGGCTAGAGAACTTCCAAGAAACTCTACTACTATGGAAGTAAGATTAGATGAGGAGATCTACAATAAAGAGGACACTGAACAACTTGGAGTAAGAGTAGGAGATTTTGTTTCATTTGATCCTCGTACAGTTATAACTGAGAGTGGTTATATTAAATCAAGATTTATTGATGATAAGATCTGTATTGCTCAAGTATTGGGATATATCAAATATCTAAAGGATAATAATTTAAAACCTAAAAATGGTCTTTACATATATATCTCTAACTATGAAGAGATTGGACATGGAGTTTCTATAGTTCCTGATGATATGGACGAGTTTATAGCTTTAGATATCGGACTTGTAGGAGAAGATGCTCTAGGTGATGAGAAAAAAGTAAGTATTGCTGCTAAAGATTTTAAAACTCCATATGATCTAAGTGTAAGACTTGGTCTAACTGAAGCAGCAGAGTTAAATAATATAGGATATACAGTAGATGTGTATAATAGATATGGTTCAGATGCAAGTGCTGCAATTTTACAGGGATTTGATTTCAAATGTGGTTGTATAGGACCAAGTGTTGAATCTTCTCACCACTATGAGAGAACTCATATTGATGGTGTGCTTGAAACAATAAAACTATTAGTTGCTTATCTATAA